One Polyangiaceae bacterium genomic window carries:
- a CDS encoding alpha-hydroxy-acid oxidizing protein, producing the protein MPASVPVSSLICIPEFEKAARSALSRMTWDYYRSGADAERTLRENVRAYRRWEIHYRVLVDVSLRDLSTSVLGIPVSMPILIAPTAYHRLAHPDGELATARAAAEAGTIYTLSTLATTSIEDVARVSQGPLWFQLYVHKDRELTQSLVARAEAAGFQAIVLTVDTPVLGRRIRDVRNGFGLPAGLVMANLVDAAGMAGIQSSSALARYIASRHDASLTWRDVEWLRGMTRLPVLLKGIVRPDDALRAVDAGAAGIVVSNHGARQLDGAPATLDVLPRIVDAVAGRVPVLVDGGIRWGSDVLKALALGARAVMIGRPVLWGLAVGGSAGVRSVLEIFREELSTAMALAGCSSIETIDRSLVEKRVR; encoded by the coding sequence ATGCCCGCCAGCGTACCCGTTTCTTCGCTCATCTGCATACCCGAATTCGAAAAAGCTGCTCGATCGGCGCTTTCTCGAATGACATGGGATTATTATCGTTCGGGGGCCGACGCCGAACGCACGCTTCGAGAAAACGTTCGCGCATATCGCCGCTGGGAAATCCATTATCGCGTTCTCGTGGACGTGTCGCTGCGTGATCTGTCGACGAGCGTTCTTGGCATTCCCGTGTCGATGCCCATTTTGATCGCTCCAACGGCGTATCACCGTTTGGCGCATCCCGATGGCGAATTGGCGACGGCGCGCGCCGCCGCCGAAGCCGGCACCATTTACACGTTGTCGACGCTTGCGACGACATCCATCGAAGACGTCGCACGCGTATCCCAGGGCCCCCTTTGGTTTCAGCTCTACGTGCACAAAGATCGCGAGCTCACGCAATCGCTCGTGGCGCGCGCCGAAGCGGCGGGGTTTCAGGCCATTGTATTGACCGTCGATACGCCCGTGCTCGGACGTCGCATACGCGATGTGCGTAATGGTTTTGGTTTGCCCGCGGGGCTCGTCATGGCAAACCTCGTGGATGCCGCCGGAATGGCGGGCATTCAATCGAGCTCGGCGCTTGCACGTTACATCGCTTCACGGCACGACGCATCGCTCACGTGGCGGGACGTCGAATGGCTGCGCGGGATGACTCGTCTGCCCGTGCTGCTCAAGGGAATCGTTCGTCCCGACGATGCATTGCGAGCCGTCGATGCAGGCGCCGCGGGGATTGTCGTGTCAAACCACGGAGCTCGGCAGCTCGACGGTGCCCCCGCAACGCTCGATGTCCTTCCGCGCATCGTGGATGCCGTCGCGGGACGCGTGCCCGTGCTCGTCGATGGCGGAATTCGCTGGGGCAGCGACGTCCTCAAAGCGCTCGCGCTCGGAGCTCGAGCGGTCATGATTGGCCGTCCCGTGCTCTGGGGACTTGCCGTGGGTGGTTCGGCCGGAGTCCGTTCGGTGCTCGAGATTTTCCGCGAAGAACTGTCGACCGCGATGGCGCTTGCGGGGTGTTCGTCCATCGAAACCATCGATCGGTCGCTCGTCGAAAAACGTGTGCGTTGA
- a CDS encoding protein kinase, with protein MAITEGAIIGGKFKLERPLAQGGMGSVWVARHQLLDTDVAVKFMEKSIAENESARHRFEREAKAAVLIKSPHVVQVLDYGIEDGSPYIAMELLDGEDLDHRLERGGPLNLEQSYRIIEQLGKALRRAHDLGIVHRDLKPGNIFLSRHGDEEMVKVLDFGIAKDVTVTGSASATSTGALLGSPSYMSPEQIRETKLVDHRSDLWSVGVILYEMLTGRLPFDESENIGKLLVSICTDPVLPPSVIVPSLSIEVDRFFEKALARDMKSRFQSMAELVDTLGECAGIRPARTSLLIGTDMRADRGSIPDRSMETDKTLSLDPVVAKSVDRAASTRIESGERSGSLAPSESGERGGSSRKKFVPIIIGAVGLAAVLGVGVAMKSSDAGKTLPDDAEARPATPSAVVPSVATAEALREVSVAIDPPDANVEVDGRPVTVNAGGSVTISGELGSAHAVRVYKDKLEFRAEVAITAKGPIPDKLALPATKPAASTLPAVATAPVVKPAVTATTQATSTPTTSKTTTKPPTGEPGPDRDFQ; from the coding sequence GTGGCCATCACAGAGGGCGCGATCATCGGCGGCAAATTCAAGCTCGAGCGACCGCTCGCGCAAGGTGGCATGGGGTCCGTCTGGGTCGCGCGGCATCAGCTCCTCGACACCGACGTCGCCGTCAAGTTCATGGAGAAGTCCATCGCGGAGAACGAATCCGCACGGCATCGTTTCGAGCGCGAAGCGAAAGCAGCGGTGCTCATCAAGAGCCCGCACGTCGTGCAGGTGCTCGACTACGGCATCGAGGATGGATCGCCGTACATCGCGATGGAGCTCCTCGACGGTGAAGACCTCGACCATCGACTCGAGCGCGGAGGTCCACTCAATCTCGAACAGTCTTATCGAATCATCGAGCAGCTCGGCAAGGCGCTACGTCGTGCGCACGACCTTGGAATCGTGCATCGCGACTTGAAGCCCGGAAATATTTTTCTCTCGAGACATGGCGATGAAGAGATGGTCAAAGTCCTCGATTTCGGCATCGCCAAAGACGTCACCGTGACGGGTTCGGCGTCGGCGACGAGCACGGGTGCGCTTCTCGGATCGCCTTCGTACATGAGTCCCGAGCAGATTCGCGAGACCAAGCTCGTCGATCATCGCAGCGATCTTTGGTCGGTGGGCGTGATTCTTTACGAGATGCTCACGGGGCGTTTGCCCTTCGACGAATCGGAAAACATCGGCAAGCTGCTCGTTTCAATCTGTACCGATCCAGTGCTTCCTCCTTCGGTGATCGTGCCTTCGCTCAGCATCGAGGTGGATAGGTTTTTCGAGAAAGCGCTCGCGCGCGACATGAAGAGCCGGTTTCAGAGCATGGCCGAGCTCGTCGATACGCTCGGCGAATGCGCCGGCATTCGGCCTGCTCGCACGAGTCTTCTCATTGGCACCGACATGCGTGCCGATCGCGGATCGATTCCTGATCGATCGATGGAAACGGACAAGACGCTGTCGCTCGATCCGGTCGTGGCCAAGAGCGTCGATCGGGCAGCATCGACGCGCATCGAGTCTGGTGAGAGAAGCGGGTCGCTTGCTCCGTCGGAGAGCGGCGAGCGCGGGGGTTCGTCTCGGAAGAAGTTTGTCCCGATCATCATCGGCGCGGTTGGCTTGGCCGCCGTTTTGGGCGTCGGTGTCGCGATGAAAAGTTCCGATGCTGGCAAGACGTTGCCCGACGACGCCGAAGCAAGACCGGCGACGCCGTCGGCCGTCGTGCCATCGGTTGCGACGGCGGAAGCTTTGCGCGAAGTGTCCGTCGCGATCGATCCACCGGATGCCAATGTCGAAGTCGATGGGCGTCCAGTGACTGTCAATGCAGGCGGGAGCGTTACGATAAGCGGCGAGCTTGGCAGTGCGCACGCCGTGCGCGTTTATAAAGACAAACTCGAATTTCGTGCGGAAGTGGCGATTACGGCCAAGGGTCCCATTCCGGACAAACTCGCGCTACCTGCTACAAAGCCTGCGGCATCGACATTGCCTGCGGTCGCGACGGCGCCTGTGGTCAAGCCGGCGGTAACGGCGACGACGCAGGCGACATCCACGCCGACGACATCGAAGACCACCACCAAACCCCCGACGGGCGAACCTGGACCGGATCGTGACTTTCAATGA
- a CDS encoding PEGA domain-containing protein, translating into MKSRRSCTHPMTDKPMTDNAFRFGRGSRTVIAALVALFVTAPVMAQPKGAGKGEKPKPAAETPPPPLDPAAQAEATAKEEARKHFDQGLALFDRGSLEAALPEFEKSISIYPTRAAIKNAALCLRRLNRFAEAVDMNERLLAFAGVSDEEKAIANAELAQLRPVVGNIVIDGVQPGATVTIDNKPIGTTPLKGPLHVPVGTRVVRILKAGFETFEKRVEAVGGKEVTVRAVLAPLELSGWLQVDEASGYSVDVILDGEVVGKTPWRGLIATGDHLVVLRGDKRQGTQPARVEVRQSQVTNMLVIVEELGSDLRIESKVKNGDIYLDGVYVGKDTWEGFVRTGSHRVEIGGDGFVKEERRIEVAPGKREVLSFGPSVEAPRTFWEENPPFIEAGGAFAIGSSFGGIADECGTGCSPSPVMGGMGTIRGGLSIRSRWSVGFDLGFLYAQQTINNRTATISPIGIGSYESNAVTDELWTRGFTAGVGVGVKFGDRFPVGFRLGVGGFFGSFTDVRTGDFQTKGPPQQAAQPANFTPVPYTVEAGQSFTMTAFYVMPEVRAGVRIRKNLDIHLSLGGILLVMPNAPKWVPEDAIVQAGNDGWAQFEKEALASRVQFVGTPALLVNYRF; encoded by the coding sequence ATGAAGTCCCGACGTAGCTGCACGCATCCAATGACGGACAAACCGATGACGGACAACGCATTTCGTTTTGGTCGTGGTTCGAGAACGGTCATTGCAGCACTCGTGGCGCTGTTCGTCACGGCGCCGGTGATGGCTCAACCGAAAGGTGCAGGAAAGGGAGAAAAACCCAAGCCTGCCGCAGAGACGCCTCCGCCGCCGCTCGATCCTGCGGCCCAAGCGGAAGCGACGGCGAAAGAAGAGGCGCGCAAGCATTTCGATCAGGGGCTCGCGCTTTTCGATCGCGGTTCTCTCGAAGCTGCGCTACCCGAATTCGAGAAGTCGATTTCGATTTATCCGACGCGCGCGGCCATCAAAAACGCAGCCTTGTGTTTGCGTCGCCTCAATCGATTTGCGGAAGCCGTCGACATGAACGAACGGCTGCTGGCGTTTGCCGGCGTGTCCGACGAAGAAAAGGCCATTGCCAATGCGGAGTTGGCGCAGCTTCGCCCCGTCGTGGGCAATATCGTCATCGATGGAGTCCAGCCCGGCGCGACGGTTACGATCGATAACAAGCCCATTGGCACGACGCCATTGAAAGGGCCGCTTCACGTACCGGTAGGGACACGTGTCGTTCGCATATTGAAGGCAGGGTTCGAAACGTTCGAAAAACGGGTCGAAGCCGTCGGTGGCAAGGAAGTCACGGTTCGCGCTGTGCTTGCGCCGCTCGAGCTTTCGGGCTGGCTCCAAGTCGACGAGGCATCCGGGTACAGCGTGGATGTCATTCTCGATGGTGAAGTCGTCGGGAAGACGCCATGGCGTGGTCTCATTGCCACGGGTGATCATCTCGTCGTCTTGCGCGGCGACAAACGCCAAGGCACCCAGCCAGCTCGGGTGGAGGTTCGTCAGAGCCAGGTGACGAACATGCTCGTCATCGTCGAAGAGCTCGGGTCGGATCTGCGCATCGAGTCGAAAGTCAAAAATGGCGACATTTACCTCGATGGTGTGTACGTCGGAAAAGACACTTGGGAGGGGTTTGTCCGTACTGGTTCGCATCGCGTTGAAATTGGTGGCGATGGGTTCGTCAAGGAAGAGCGCCGTATCGAGGTTGCTCCGGGCAAACGCGAGGTCCTTTCATTTGGGCCAAGCGTCGAAGCTCCCCGGACGTTTTGGGAGGAAAACCCTCCATTCATCGAAGCGGGCGGAGCGTTTGCCATCGGATCGTCATTTGGCGGCATTGCCGACGAATGTGGCACGGGCTGCTCGCCGTCGCCGGTCATGGGCGGTATGGGCACGATTCGAGGTGGGCTTTCGATACGGTCTCGGTGGTCGGTTGGATTCGATCTCGGGTTTCTTTACGCTCAGCAAACGATAAACAACCGTACGGCGACGATTTCGCCGATCGGTATCGGGTCGTATGAATCCAACGCGGTGACCGACGAGCTCTGGACGCGCGGCTTTACGGCGGGCGTGGGTGTCGGCGTAAAGTTCGGCGATAGGTTCCCGGTGGGCTTCAGGCTCGGTGTGGGCGGATTTTTCGGCTCGTTCACGGATGTGCGGACGGGCGATTTTCAAACCAAAGGTCCGCCGCAACAAGCTGCGCAGCCGGCCAATTTCACGCCCGTACCCTACACGGTCGAGGCTGGTCAATCCTTTACGATGACGGCATTCTACGTCATGCCCGAAGTCCGGGCGGGCGTGCGGATTCGCAAAAACCTCGACATCCATTTGTCTTTGGGCGGAATTCTGCTCGTAATGCCAAACGCGCCCAAATGGGTCCCCGAAGATGCTATCGTACAGGCGGGCAACGATGGCTGGGCCCAATTCGAAAAGGAAGCTCTCGCGAGCCGCGTGCAGTTCGTGGGTACGCCGGCTCTTCTGGTGAATTATCGATTCTGA